Sequence from the Curtobacterium sp. MCLR17_007 genome:
CGTCAACGACTTCCACGGGCGCATCGCCCAGTCCCTCAGCACGCCGACGCCGCGCGCCGGGGACGCCGCGGGCGCAGCGGTGCTCGCCGGGGCGCTCGACCAACTGCGCGGTGACGACCCCTCGACCTCGGCGTTCGTCAGCGCCGGCGACAACATCGGCGCCTCGACGTTCGAGTCCTTCATCCAGCAGGACCAGCCCACGATCGACGTCCTCAACCAGATGGACCTGTCCGTCAGCGCGATCGGCAACCACGAGCTCGACCGCGGCCGCGCCGACCTGCAGGACCGGGTGATCGGGCCGGACGACGCCCGCAACGCGCAGTGGGACTACGTCTCCGCCAACGTCATCGACGCGACGACGGGCCAGCCCGCGTTCGACCCGTACTCGATCCAGCAGATCAGCGGCAAGCGCGTCGGCTTCATCGGCGCGACGGTGGACCTGACCGGGCTCGTCAGCCCCGACGGCATCTCCACGCTCCGCATGGCGGACATCACCACCTCGGTCAACGCGGTCGCCGCGGACCTGCAGGACGGGGACGAGTCGAACGGCGAGGCCGACGTGCTCGTGCTGCTCGTGCACGACGGCGCCGAGACCTCGGCGGAGGGTGACCTCGACAACGACACCGCGTTCGCGAAGGCCGTGCACGGCGTGACGCCGAACGTCTCCGCGATCCTGTCCGGCCACACCCACCAGACCTACGTGCACAACGTCGTTCCCGATGGTGGCACGGTCCCCCGCCCGGTGGTCCAGACCGGCTCGTACGGCTTCAACCTCGGTCACCTGCAGCTCACGGTGGCAGCGGACGGCACGGTCGGCGCGACCGCCGAGAACATCTCGCTGGTCGACGGCACCTTCGCGCCGGACGCCCAGGTCGCCGCGACGGTCTCCGCCGCGGTCGCCGAGGCCGACGTGCGCGGAGCACAGGTGATCGGGTCGACCGACGTCGACATGCGCCGCGCGGTGCAGACCGACGGCAGCGAGAACCGCGGCGGCGAGTCGACGCTCGGCAACTTCGTCGCCGAGGTGCAGCGCAGCGCCACCGAGGAGCGCCAGGGTGCGCAGATCGCGTTCATGAACCCGGGCGGTCTGCGTGCGGACCTGGCCGGCGGCGACGTGACCTACAAGGAAGCCGCGGTCGTCCAGCCCTTCGCCAACACCCTGGTCGTGCTCGACCTGACCGGGGCCCAGGTCAAGCAGGCGCTCGAGCAGCAGTGGCAGCCGTCCACGGCGAGCCGGCCGTTCCTGAAGCTCGGCGTCTCGGAGGGCTTCTCGTACGCCTACGACCCGGAGGCCGCTGCCGGTTCGCGGATCACGTCCATGACGCTCGACGGCACCCCGATCGACGCCGCCACGACCTACAAGGTCACGGTGAACTCGTTCCTGGCGTCCGGTGGTGACAACTTCACCGCCTTCGCCGGTGCGGCCGCCAAGCAGGACAGCGGCAAGGTCGACCTCGAGGCCCAGGTCGAGTACTTCGAAACGAACCCGGACGTCACCGTCGCCGACGACCAGCGTTCGGTCGGCGTCACGGTCACGCCCACGCCCGAGGGCGGCTTCCAGCCCGGTGACGACGTCGCCCTGCAGCTGTCGTCGCTCGTCTTCAGCAGCGCACCCGACCAGCCCACCACGGTGTCGGTCAGCGCCGGCGACCAGCTGCTCGCCACGGGGGACATCGACCCGACGGTCGTCGACACGACGGACGAACAGGGCACGGCCTCGCTGGCGTTCACCGTCCCCACCGCTGCGGACGCTCCGGCGAGCCGTGCGGCGACCACCGACGAGCCCCTCGTCGTGACCGTGGGCGCAACGCGGATCGTCCTCCCCGTGACCGTCCCGCTCGCCGCGGCGGTCGACCCGGGCACCGACCCGACGGACCCGTCTGACCCCGGCACCGACCCCGGCACCGACCCCGTCGCGGGTGACGGCGGCACCGGAGCGGGCGCGGGCACCGGCAGCGTCGTCGGCGCGGGCACGGGCGGCTCGGCCGTCCGTGGCTCCGGCGACCTGGCGTACACGGGTGCCGACCTGGCTGCTCCGGCCGTCATCGCCGGGCTGCTCCTGCTCGCCGGGATCACGGCGATGGTGGCGGCTCGTCGCAGGCGCACGCGGGCCTGACGGCCTGATCCGCACGCCGGACGCCCCCGAGTCATGCGGCACGGGGGCGTCCGTCATGTCCGGGAACCTGGACGTCCGCTCCGGGCGTAGCCAGTCGGCGTCGATCGCCTGTCGTTCCCCGGGAACGGCGGGTAACCTCAGGCCTGTCGCCCCGCGACGCGCCACGCTGGGTCGCCTCTCTTCGCGAGCGGTGGTTCCGTATCGCGTGACTCCGTGGCGCGGGTGTCCTCCGTCTCCAGGGAAACGGCGGAGGGCACCCACCTCAGGGCACGTCGCTGGCCCGCTCTGCGTCTACGTGTCCCCCGACGTCGCACGACCCGCCGCCGACGGATCGCCGAGGTCGCACGAACTGTCGCTCGCGGCATCGGTGCGCGGCGACCTCCGCGACCTCGGCGGACGCGAGCGGCAGGTTGTGCGACGTCGGGGCTACCGGAAGAGCTGCTCGCCGATGTAGGAACCCGCGCGGGGCGCCGGCGGCACAGCGAACACCGCCGACCCGATGTGGGCGATGTACTCGTTGAGCCGGTCGACCGCACCCAGGCGCCGCTGGATCCGGGTGAAGTGCTCCGGGTCGGTCATGTAGGCCGCGAAGAACAGCCCCGCGTCGAGCTGCCCGTACTGGTTCAGCCCGTCCGTGTAGTTGTACCCGCGCCGCAGGATCTTCACGCCGCCGTTGTTCTCGTGCGCTGCGAGGGCCACGTGCGAGCGGGCGTCGATGGCGGTGTCGCCGTCCGACTTCCCGGAACCTGCCGCCGCGCGAGCGTGGAAGTCGGGCGTCGTGTGCTCCGACCCGCCGGAGAGCGGTGCGCCCTCGACCTTCGTCCGGCCGAACACCCGCTGCTGGTCGCTGACGACGTCGGCGTCCCAGATCTCGATGTTCATCTGGACCTTCCGCACCACCTGGTAGGTCCCGCCGGCCATCCACCCGGCGTCGTCCCCGAGCCAGACGAACCGGTCGTAGTCCTCGTCGGTCGTGATGTTCCGGGTGCCGTCCTTGAACCCCATCAGGTTGCGCGGAGTCGTCTGCGACGGACCTGCCGACGCCCGCCCGAACCCGAGCACCGTCCACCGCACGGTCGCGGTCCCCCGTGCGATGCGGGCCAGGTCGCGAACCGCGTGGTACGCCACCTGGGGGTCGTCGGCGCAGGCCTGCAGGGACAGGTCGCCGCCGCTGAGGCCGTCCTGCAGCCGGTCGCTCGGCAGCGCGGGGATGTCCGCCAGTGCGGCGGGCCGCGAGGACGCCAGCCCGAAGCGGTCGTCGAAGACCCCGGGGCCGAGGCCGACCGTCACGGTGAGCGACGCAGGCCCGAGGTCGAGCGCCTCGCCCGTGTCCGCACCGACGCCGTTGCCGTGCGCGGGTTCGACCGACCCGACGGTCTTGCCTGCCTGCAGCTGCGCGATGGAGGCCGACCAACGTGCGAGCAGCACCTGCAGGTCGGTCTTCACGGACGACGACAGGTCGAACGTCATGAACACGCAGTACCGCTGCGGCTCGGTGCGGATCCCGCCCTGCGGCTGGCGCGCGGCGGTCGCGTAGAACGGGTGGCTCAGCGACAGGTCGATGGACTCGTCACCGTTGGCCGCAGCGCTGAACGGGTCGACGCCGGTGGCCGCGGTGGCTCCGGCGACGCCCGCGACCGCGCCCACGCCGGCACCGGCCGCCGCGAGCCCTGCGCCGAGCAGACCGCGCCGTGAGACCGCGCTCACGCGGTCGCGACCTTCTCGGCCAGGCGGGACAGCGGGTCCTGCAGGGCCTGCACCCGCTGGGAGATCTCGTTGGCGTGCGCGGACTTGGTGGCGTCGGTCCAGCTGTCGAACCCACCGGGGGCTCCGGCGTTCCGGAAGCCGTCCATCAGGGTGTTCGTGGCGTCGAACTGCGTGCTGATCTGCTTGGTCAGGGTCGGGTCGAGCTTGGTCAGCCCCGGCTTGAGGTACGCGAAGGCCTGGCGGGCGCCCTCGACGTTCGCGGCGAGGTCGACCAGGTCGATGTGGCTGTACGCCTCTTCCTCGCCCGAGATCTTGTTCGACTGGACCTCTTCGAGCAGACCGGCGGCACCGTTCGCCAGGTCCTCGGGCTGGTAGTCGAGCGTCGGCACGAGCTTCGCGAGCAGCTGCACGTCCGTGACCAGCTCGGACGCGGTCTTCTTCGTGTCGTCCGTGATCGCACCGTTGGCGAACAGGTCCCGCTCGACGGCGTGGAAGCCGCTCCAGCCGACCGCCGGGTCGAGGTTCGACGCGCGCATGTCGATCAGGTAGTCGAGGTTGCCGGCGTTGTCGGTGGCCTTGAAGCCCTTCTTGACGAAGCCGTCGACGTCGCTCTCGACGTGCTCGTAGTACGGCCGGGCGTCGGCGTAGTCCTTCTTGGCCGCGTCGAGGTCCCCCGCCTCGACGTGGGTCTGCAGCTGCTTGACGGCCGTGACCATGTCGCTGACCTGGGCGTCGACGTAGTCCGCGTACCCGGTCGCGCCCTGCTTCAGGAGGGTCGCGGCGCTGCTGTTCGCGGTCGAGGCGACCTTGCCGGTCACGGTGAAGTCGGTGAGCTCGGTGTCGGCGCCGGGGCAGTACACCTGGTACTTGCCGCCGCCGAGGGTGCTGGTGAACGAGACCGCGGCCAGGCCCGGTGCGAGGTTCTCCTTCTCGCCGAAGATCCGCTGGTCCTGCAGCAGCTCGACCTCGGTGATCGCGGTCGAGGACTCGTTCTTGACCGTGAAGGTGACGGGGCCGGCCGGGACCTTCGTGGTCGACACGGCGCACTTGTCCGAGCCGTCGTTCGTCAGCGTGATCGCGACGCGGGCGACCTTGCCCGAGGCCGACGGATCGTCCGTCGCCGAGGACGGGTTCGCGGCGCAGCCGGTCAGGGCCAGCGCGGTCACGACGCCGATCGCGCCCAGGATGGTGAGGGGTCGGACGGTTCGCTCAACGAACGGCATGGGCGGTGCTCCTTGTCGGGTCCCCGGCGGGTGGTCCGCGGGCGGGGACGGGTACGGGGTCGTGGTGCGCGGGTGCAGCCAGACGGCGACGGTCGCGCAGGGCGAGGCCGAGCTGCGCTGCTGCGGCCACGCCCAGGGCGATCGGCAGCCAGGCGCTCCAGAGCGCGAGTTCGGCGGAGCGGGTCTCGCCGGCAGCCACCGCGGTGGCCGTGCGCTGCACGCGGGCGGCCGGCACCGCGAAGGCGGTGCGGTCGATCGACGTGGTGCGTGCGGACGGGAGGCCCCCACCCCGCAGCGTCAGCACCGAGCGCTGGGTGCTGGTCGCGTCCAGGACCCCGCCACCGACCGACCAGAGAGTGGTCGTCGTCGAGACGGACCAGGTGGCCCGGAACGGGCCGGGGTTCGTGGAGGGCGAGATGCCGACGGGCACACGGCCGAAGACCCCGACCAGGTCGTCGAGCGTCAGCGAGGCTGGCTGGCCGTCGGACCCGTCGTCGGTGGTGGACCGCCACCGGTCGGCAGCGACCCCGGCGCGGCTGACGGACCGGTGGGCCGACGCCGGGAAGTCGACACGGGCCTCCCGTCCGTGTCCTCGGGTGCGGAGGACCGCAGCCTGCCCGTGGACCTCGGCCGACACTGACGTCTGGTCCCCGGTCGCCGACACGGTCGACGGGACGAGCAGGCCGCCGGTGGGGACGGCGAGCGCCAGCACGGCTGCTGCGACGGCGAGGACGGCTGCGATGCTCCCGCGGACCACGGGGACGCGTGCGGGGGCGGGTCGCCAAGCGCGCGGCCACAGGGAGATCGCCAGGACGGGCACGACGTAGAGCACCCAGCCGAGGACCTCGATCACGCGGGGGTCCGGCGGGATGCCGAGCACGCCGGTGACCAGGGCTCCCTGCACCGAGCCGTTCGGGGCGAGCCAGTTCAGGTCGACGGTGCGCTGCTGGCCGATGACGACCCACCCGGCCTCGTGGGCCCGGCGGAGGACGGTCAGGACCAGGCCGCCGGCGACGAAGACCAGGAAGACACCCGTCCCGGTGAAGAACTTCGCCAGGTTCATCCGGACGCCGCCGGTGTAGATGCCGTACCCGACGGCGACCGCGGCG
This genomic interval carries:
- a CDS encoding bifunctional UDP-sugar hydrolase/5'-nucleotidase, with amino-acid sequence MNTKPTSRRRGIAAGTALATAGVLVALSVPSAAVAAPGDTTIDIYDVNDFHGRIAQSLSTPTPRAGDAAGAAVLAGALDQLRGDDPSTSAFVSAGDNIGASTFESFIQQDQPTIDVLNQMDLSVSAIGNHELDRGRADLQDRVIGPDDARNAQWDYVSANVIDATTGQPAFDPYSIQQISGKRVGFIGATVDLTGLVSPDGISTLRMADITTSVNAVAADLQDGDESNGEADVLVLLVHDGAETSAEGDLDNDTAFAKAVHGVTPNVSAILSGHTHQTYVHNVVPDGGTVPRPVVQTGSYGFNLGHLQLTVAADGTVGATAENISLVDGTFAPDAQVAATVSAAVAEADVRGAQVIGSTDVDMRRAVQTDGSENRGGESTLGNFVAEVQRSATEERQGAQIAFMNPGGLRADLAGGDVTYKEAAVVQPFANTLVVLDLTGAQVKQALEQQWQPSTASRPFLKLGVSEGFSYAYDPEAAAGSRITSMTLDGTPIDAATTYKVTVNSFLASGGDNFTAFAGAAAKQDSGKVDLEAQVEYFETNPDVTVADDQRSVGVTVTPTPEGGFQPGDDVALQLSSLVFSSAPDQPTTVSVSAGDQLLATGDIDPTVVDTTDEQGTASLAFTVPTAADAPASRAATTDEPLVVTVGATRIVLPVTVPLAAAVDPGTDPTDPSDPGTDPGTDPVAGDGGTGAGAGTGSVVGAGTGGSAVRGSGDLAYTGADLAAPAVIAGLLLLAGITAMVAARRRRTRA
- a CDS encoding Dyp-type peroxidase, producing the protein MSAVSRRGLLGAGLAAAGAGVGAVAGVAGATAATGVDPFSAAANGDESIDLSLSHPFYATAARQPQGGIRTEPQRYCVFMTFDLSSSVKTDLQVLLARWSASIAQLQAGKTVGSVEPAHGNGVGADTGEALDLGPASLTVTVGLGPGVFDDRFGLASSRPAALADIPALPSDRLQDGLSGGDLSLQACADDPQVAYHAVRDLARIARGTATVRWTVLGFGRASAGPSQTTPRNLMGFKDGTRNITTDEDYDRFVWLGDDAGWMAGGTYQVVRKVQMNIEIWDADVVSDQQRVFGRTKVEGAPLSGGSEHTTPDFHARAAAGSGKSDGDTAIDARSHVALAAHENNGGVKILRRGYNYTDGLNQYGQLDAGLFFAAYMTDPEHFTRIQRRLGAVDRLNEYIAHIGSAVFAVPPAPRAGSYIGEQLFR
- the efeO gene encoding iron uptake system protein EfeO; translated protein: MPFVERTVRPLTILGAIGVVTALALTGCAANPSSATDDPSASGKVARVAITLTNDGSDKCAVSTTKVPAGPVTFTVKNESSTAITEVELLQDQRIFGEKENLAPGLAAVSFTSTLGGGKYQVYCPGADTELTDFTVTGKVASTANSSAATLLKQGATGYADYVDAQVSDMVTAVKQLQTHVEAGDLDAAKKDYADARPYYEHVESDVDGFVKKGFKATDNAGNLDYLIDMRASNLDPAVGWSGFHAVERDLFANGAITDDTKKTASELVTDVQLLAKLVPTLDYQPEDLANGAAGLLEEVQSNKISGEEEAYSHIDLVDLAANVEGARQAFAYLKPGLTKLDPTLTKQISTQFDATNTLMDGFRNAGAPGGFDSWTDATKSAHANEISQRVQALQDPLSRLAEKVATA
- the efeU gene encoding iron uptake transporter permease EfeU, with the translated sequence MLVTLVIGLREGLEATLIVGIIAAFLRRNRAPLAPMWLGVGVAVALSIAVGFGLQAVEQALPQAQQEGMEAVIGIVAVVFVTGMIVWMRTHARHLTKELEASATEALGRGTAWALAGMAFLAVLKEGFETSVFLLATFQASSDTGLAALGAVVGIAAAVAVGYGIYTGGVRMNLAKFFTGTGVFLVFVAGGLVLTVLRRAHEAGWVVIGQQRTVDLNWLAPNGSVQGALVTGVLGIPPDPRVIEVLGWVLYVVPVLAISLWPRAWRPAPARVPVVRGSIAAVLAVAAAVLALAVPTGGLLVPSTVSATGDQTSVSAEVHGQAAVLRTRGHGREARVDFPASAHRSVSRAGVAADRWRSTTDDGSDGQPASLTLDDLVGVFGRVPVGISPSTNPGPFRATWSVSTTTTLWSVGGGVLDATSTQRSVLTLRGGGLPSARTTSIDRTAFAVPAARVQRTATAVAAGETRSAELALWSAWLPIALGVAAAAQLGLALRDRRRLAAPAHHDPVPVPARGPPAGDPTRSTAHAVR